One window of Leifsonia sp. AK011 genomic DNA carries:
- a CDS encoding cell wall-binding repeat-containing protein, protein MMATAAVVLATLVASPAAPAQAFTGADFNAGYIISDANFYDGNAMSEGDIQSFLSGKIAEVGGCSTSNCLAVYRANTGSKPADIRAGGVVVCNGYTAASNESAARIIFKVQQSCGISARVLLVTLQKEQSLLSAKSPTSWQMQAAMGYGCPDSTPGECDAGYYGFFNQVYQAAWQLKRYSVPDYWYFNFRPGSNYIQYNPNPDCGGSWVNIQNNATAALYNYTPYQPNAASLANLYGSGGSCGAHGNRNFWTFYYNWFGNPTGSAPVPTIPNMPASSRIAGADRYETAVEVSQRIPASTGTVFIANGVKFPDALAAAPAAAVAGAPVLLVNGTDIPASVSAELQRLSPTRIVVVGNESSVSADVASQLAAFTPEVVRVGGANRFETARMLTQFFPRERASEAYVVSGLDFADALAAGAAAGSKSAPIILVDGAEGSIDQATADALTTLGVTKVTIAGSDKTVSAGIAASIDALPDVTVNRLGGANRYATAGLIARDAFPTSSTVYLAAGTSFPDALSAAALAATTRSALILTQPTCVRRSTGADITAFGASSVVLLGGTPTLSEGVARYEACD, encoded by the coding sequence ATGATGGCGACCGCAGCCGTCGTTCTCGCGACCCTCGTCGCCTCGCCCGCCGCGCCCGCTCAGGCGTTCACCGGTGCCGACTTCAACGCCGGGTACATCATCAGTGACGCGAACTTCTACGACGGCAACGCGATGTCGGAAGGCGACATCCAGTCCTTCCTCAGCGGCAAGATCGCCGAAGTCGGCGGCTGCAGCACCTCCAACTGCCTCGCCGTGTACCGCGCCAACACGGGATCCAAGCCCGCTGACATCCGTGCCGGTGGTGTCGTGGTCTGCAACGGCTACACCGCCGCAAGCAACGAGTCGGCCGCACGCATCATCTTCAAGGTGCAGCAGTCGTGCGGCATCAGCGCCCGCGTCCTGCTCGTCACCCTGCAGAAGGAGCAGAGCCTGCTCTCGGCGAAGTCGCCCACCAGCTGGCAGATGCAGGCCGCCATGGGCTACGGATGCCCGGACTCCACCCCCGGCGAGTGCGACGCTGGCTACTACGGCTTCTTCAACCAGGTCTACCAGGCCGCCTGGCAGCTCAAGCGCTACTCCGTGCCGGACTACTGGTACTTCAACTTCCGCCCCGGATCGAACTACATCCAGTACAACCCCAACCCCGACTGCGGTGGGTCGTGGGTGAACATCCAGAACAACGCGACCGCGGCGCTCTACAACTACACGCCGTACCAGCCGAACGCGGCATCCCTCGCGAACCTCTACGGCAGCGGCGGCAGCTGCGGAGCCCACGGTAACCGCAACTTCTGGACCTTCTACTACAACTGGTTCGGCAACCCCACCGGGTCTGCGCCCGTGCCGACCATCCCCAACATGCCGGCCTCCTCGCGCATCGCGGGTGCCGACCGGTATGAGACGGCCGTCGAGGTGTCCCAGCGCATCCCGGCCAGCACGGGGACGGTCTTCATCGCCAACGGCGTGAAGTTCCCCGACGCCCTGGCGGCTGCACCCGCCGCGGCTGTCGCCGGCGCTCCCGTGCTCCTCGTCAACGGCACCGACATACCCGCCTCGGTCTCGGCCGAGCTGCAGCGCCTCTCCCCCACGCGCATCGTGGTCGTCGGCAACGAGAGTTCCGTGTCGGCCGATGTCGCCTCGCAACTCGCCGCCTTCACGCCCGAGGTCGTACGCGTCGGCGGAGCGAACCGTTTCGAGACGGCCAGGATGCTCACCCAGTTCTTCCCGCGCGAGCGGGCCAGCGAGGCCTACGTCGTCAGCGGACTCGACTTCGCTGACGCGCTGGCGGCGGGGGCGGCAGCGGGCTCGAAGTCCGCGCCGATCATCCTCGTCGATGGTGCCGAGGGAAGCATCGACCAGGCCACGGCCGACGCACTCACCACGCTCGGAGTCACGAAGGTGACGATCGCGGGTAGCGACAAGACGGTCAGCGCGGGGATCGCGGCATCCATCGATGCCCTGCCGGATGTCACGGTCAACCGTCTCGGCGGGGCCAACCGCTACGCCACCGCTGGGCTGATCGCCCGGGATGCCTTCCCGACGAGCAGCACGGTGTACCTCGCGGCCGGCACGTCGTTCCCCGACGCCCTCTCCGCGGCGGCCCTGGCCGCCACGACCCGGTCGGCGCTCATCCTGACCCAGCCCACGTGCGTGCGCCGGAGCACGGGTGCCGACATCACCGCGTTCGGTGCGAGCTCAGTTGTACTGCTGGGCGGAACCCCCACCCTCAGCGAGGGTGTCGCCCGCTACGAGGCCTGCGACTAG
- the rfbA gene encoding glucose-1-phosphate thymidylyltransferase RfbA, with protein sequence MRGIILAGGSGTRLWPITKGISKQLMPIYDKPMIYYPLSTLMMADISEILIITTPEYNDQFRALLGDGSDLGIRLEYAVQPSPDGLAQAFIIGEEFIGDESVALVLGDNIFHGSGLGSSLRNNGDIDGGLIFAYQVANPTAYGVVEFDDNNVAISIEEKPVKPKSNYAVPGLYFYDNEVVKIAKTIEPSARGELEISTINERYLEAGRLQVQVLDRGTAWLDTGTFESMMQASEYVRVIEDRQGFKIGCIEEIAWRAGWIDDAQLAVLAAPLQKSGYGTYLQRLLAADYE encoded by the coding sequence ATGCGCGGAATCATCCTCGCCGGCGGGTCCGGCACGCGTTTGTGGCCCATCACCAAGGGCATCTCCAAGCAGCTCATGCCCATCTACGACAAGCCGATGATCTACTACCCCCTGTCGACGCTCATGATGGCCGACATCAGCGAGATCCTGATCATCACGACCCCCGAGTACAACGACCAGTTCCGCGCGCTGCTGGGTGACGGATCGGACCTCGGCATCCGCCTCGAGTACGCGGTGCAGCCGAGTCCGGACGGTCTCGCGCAGGCGTTCATCATCGGCGAGGAGTTCATCGGCGACGAGTCGGTCGCCCTCGTTCTCGGCGACAACATCTTCCACGGTTCGGGCCTCGGCAGCTCGCTGCGCAACAACGGCGACATCGATGGCGGCCTGATCTTCGCGTACCAGGTGGCCAATCCCACGGCGTACGGCGTTGTCGAGTTCGACGACAACAACGTCGCGATCTCCATCGAGGAGAAGCCGGTCAAGCCCAAGAGCAACTACGCGGTGCCCGGCCTCTACTTCTACGACAACGAGGTGGTGAAGATCGCCAAGACGATCGAGCCGAGCGCCCGCGGCGAGCTCGAGATCTCGACGATCAACGAGCGCTACCTCGAGGCTGGTCGCCTTCAGGTGCAGGTTCTCGACCGTGGAACGGCCTGGCTCGACACCGGGACCTTCGAGTCGATGATGCAGGCCTCCGAGTACGTGCGCGTGATCGAGGACCGGCAGGGCTTCAAGATCGGGTGCATCGAGGAGATCGCCTGGCGCGCGGGCTGGATCGACGACGCCCAGCTCGCCGTGCTCGCGGCACCGCTGCAGAAGAGCGGCTACGGAACCTACCTCCAGCGACTCCTCGCGGCGGACTACGAGTAG
- a CDS encoding dTDP-4-dehydrorhamnose 3,5-epimerase family protein, whose protein sequence is MQIRELSIPDSYEITPIIRGDDRGVFLEWYRFDKLSEAVGHPLTLRQANTSVSKKGVVRGIHFADVPLGQAKYVTCTHGAVLDYVVDIRVGSPTFGQWDSVLLDDVDRRAIYLSEGLGHAFVALTEGAVVSYLVSDTYNPTGEHGIDPLDVGIGLVFPPEAGEPLLSPKDTDAPTLAEAAEQGLLPTWDDMREYYASLSRAADTGGAN, encoded by the coding sequence GTGCAGATTAGAGAGCTGTCCATTCCGGACTCGTACGAGATCACTCCCATCATCCGCGGCGACGACCGTGGGGTCTTCCTCGAGTGGTACAGGTTCGACAAGCTCTCCGAGGCGGTCGGGCACCCCCTCACGCTCCGGCAGGCGAACACCTCCGTGTCGAAGAAGGGTGTCGTTCGTGGCATCCACTTCGCCGACGTGCCGCTCGGCCAGGCCAAGTACGTCACGTGCACGCACGGTGCAGTGCTCGACTACGTCGTCGACATCCGCGTGGGCTCTCCGACCTTCGGCCAGTGGGATTCAGTGCTGCTCGACGACGTCGACCGCCGCGCCATCTACCTCTCCGAGGGGCTCGGTCACGCCTTCGTCGCCCTCACCGAGGGCGCCGTCGTGAGCTACCTCGTCTCCGACACCTACAACCCCACCGGTGAGCACGGCATCGACCCGCTCGATGTGGGCATCGGCCTCGTGTTCCCGCCTGAGGCTGGTGAGCCCCTGTTGTCTCCCAAGGACACGGATGCCCCGACTCTCGCCGAGGCGGCCGAGCAGGGGCTCCTCCCCACCTGGGACGACATGAGGGAGTACTACGCGAGCCTGTCCCGGGCCGCGGACACGGGAGGCGCGAACTGA
- a CDS encoding glycosyltransferase encodes MPPADAGPLGAVARVRRAVGRIPGVRALAEKLGVVQPPPPPGFDDRPIYPEVRQYLRELDRSNRFSRRSAIDPDSEMVVTMTTHGDRFRRVHVALESIASGVERPGRLILWLDDPSLRPSRALRRLMRRGVEVRQVEPGLGVHTKYYPYVSSIDRHSRPLVTSDDDKLYPPTWLAELAAAARQDPDIVHCLRAHHIEFEGDRIAPYESWTPCTSTEPSLRTFGTSVSGQVFPPRVLDLLREAGTAFLEIAPKADDVWLHRIAISAGIPVAQVTETPRIFPFVPETQAGGLYMSNLWEGGNDAQIAATYTEDDLRALRAAR; translated from the coding sequence GTGCCTCCCGCTGACGCAGGGCCGCTCGGAGCGGTGGCGCGCGTGCGACGCGCGGTCGGTCGCATTCCCGGGGTCCGCGCCCTCGCGGAGAAGCTGGGCGTGGTGCAGCCGCCCCCGCCGCCGGGGTTCGACGATCGCCCGATCTACCCCGAGGTACGTCAGTACCTCCGGGAGCTCGACCGGTCGAACAGGTTCTCCCGGCGCAGCGCCATCGATCCGGACTCCGAGATGGTCGTGACGATGACCACCCACGGTGACAGGTTCCGTCGGGTTCACGTCGCGCTCGAGTCGATCGCGAGCGGAGTCGAACGCCCGGGTCGTCTCATTCTCTGGCTCGACGACCCATCGCTGCGGCCCTCACGTGCCCTGCGCAGGCTCATGCGCCGAGGTGTCGAGGTGCGCCAGGTCGAGCCCGGTCTCGGCGTTCACACCAAGTACTACCCCTACGTCTCGAGCATCGATCGTCACTCGCGCCCGCTCGTCACGAGCGACGACGACAAGCTCTACCCGCCAACCTGGCTCGCCGAGCTCGCGGCAGCCGCACGCCAGGATCCCGACATCGTGCACTGCCTCCGGGCCCACCACATCGAGTTCGAGGGGGACCGGATCGCACCCTACGAGTCATGGACGCCCTGCACCTCCACCGAGCCGAGCCTGCGCACCTTCGGCACGTCCGTGTCCGGCCAGGTGTTCCCGCCACGCGTACTCGACCTGCTCCGCGAGGCGGGCACGGCGTTCCTCGAGATCGCGCCCAAGGCTGACGATGTCTGGCTGCACAGGATCGCCATCTCGGCGGGAATCCCCGTCGCGCAGGTGACCGAGACCCCGAGGATCTTCCCGTTCGTTCCGGAGACGCAGGCGGGTGGGCTCTACATGTCGAACCTCTGGGAGGGCGGCAACGACGCCCAGATCGCCGCCACCTATACGGAGGACGACCTCCGCGCTCTCCGCGCGGCCCGGTAG
- a CDS encoding glycosyltransferase family 2 protein, with protein sequence MSLRSTVARIPGAKWLAGRLGLRPSLKGYDDTPQTVADVVEMARLSWRNRFSREPVVEASTPLVVSMTTYGQRARRVHVALESIARGSLKPRRLILWLDDPTIAITPALRRLQRRGLEIITVEHGLRVHTKYFPYARSEARHEVPMVTSDDDIIYPKDWLAGIAAAASREPDAIVCYRAHRMDFEGERLLPYSEWQPTSTIDASPLNFGTSVSGQLFPARLLDLLREKGEAFREVSPMNDDIWVHWVAISNGMPVAQVTAETQHFTLVPGTQASGLFITNVWGRENDEQFAATYSPSDLQALRASR encoded by the coding sequence GTGTCGTTACGATCCACGGTGGCAAGGATTCCCGGTGCCAAGTGGCTCGCGGGACGCCTGGGTCTCAGGCCTTCCCTGAAGGGCTACGACGACACTCCGCAGACCGTGGCCGACGTCGTCGAGATGGCGCGACTGTCGTGGCGCAACCGGTTCTCCCGCGAGCCCGTGGTCGAGGCATCCACCCCGCTCGTCGTCTCGATGACGACATACGGCCAGCGTGCCCGCCGCGTGCACGTGGCCCTCGAATCGATCGCCCGTGGCTCGCTGAAGCCGCGCAGACTCATCCTCTGGCTCGATGACCCCACCATCGCGATCACGCCGGCTCTTCGCCGTCTCCAGCGTCGCGGCCTCGAGATCATCACGGTCGAGCACGGACTGCGCGTCCACACCAAGTACTTCCCGTACGCGCGGTCCGAGGCGCGGCACGAGGTGCCCATGGTCACGAGCGACGACGACATCATCTACCCGAAGGACTGGCTTGCGGGCATCGCGGCCGCGGCTTCCCGGGAGCCGGACGCGATCGTCTGCTACCGCGCTCACCGCATGGACTTCGAGGGCGAGCGACTGCTGCCGTACAGCGAGTGGCAGCCCACGAGCACCATCGACGCGAGCCCCCTCAACTTCGGCACCTCCGTCTCGGGCCAGCTCTTCCCCGCGCGTCTGCTCGACCTGCTCCGCGAGAAGGGCGAGGCGTTCCGCGAGGTCTCGCCCATGAACGATGACATCTGGGTGCACTGGGTGGCCATCAGCAACGGGATGCCCGTGGCCCAGGTCACCGCGGAGACCCAGCACTTCACGCTCGTCCCCGGCACCCAGGCCTCCGGTCTCTTCATCACGAACGTGTGGGGCCGCGAGAACGACGAGCAGTTCGCGGCCACCTACTCGCCCTCCGACCTGCAGGCTCTCCGTGCCTCCCGCTGA
- a CDS encoding cell wall-binding repeat-containing protein: MSAVGLRAVAVPAGLALVVATFLAPTPALADEVPGLEHMPVYDAADFVDDVADLPTDLLAALERDTDLTPEQYLAQGAAAVVAVEVVDSIEASGVEVLGSRLEGTELVVNVDSLEDASLVESTGATAEFGEPDPLWQPATQTPEFAADLYDGQGWIWQDSQYRHQCSVGFTGYLLSTGAPQFATAGHCTADMTGNAFIFNQTSPGQVGTVGATIGAQVPGTSVFGSGNDVGRISSGGSGIVQKSSALTWGMGSGAPLSSTPDLVTGRSAAIEGQTTCKSGSRTGWACGPIVDVDYTASVDGVQVNSIVAALCVLPGDSGGIAIAPGGKGLGITSWTTTPGGCNKDYTVYYDNQGHPYVNGSYAGFFPLVSSAGGPSVTQNYSSTWEIAATVAPPTVTSISASGGSDTAINGSVPGAGVDYRVDLYVDGSSSVFSTVNVSASTGSWSVNVSSLPTGIHSFSAVARYGTYSTSSPTTGFVKRGMTVDRIFGANRYETSAAIASRFSGSNTVYLANGQKYPDALSAASLAGASNAPLLLTEPGVLPQSIRDAIAAVQPDKVVILGGPDSISDSVFDSVRSLVQGLDSSATVERVAGANRYATSLLVSSRFGTSTKAYVATGENFPDALSAAAAAGDVSAPVILVNGTAPTLDTATRNLLVQLGVTDVRITGSSLSVSTGIANAIDAIPNVSVQRLEGVNRYVTSVAINQNAFSSSTSAYLAVGTGFADALSGAALAGQQGVPLFVVRNNCVPPETLAAMRTMGVTTVHLLGSSSTLDASVFALRSC, from the coding sequence ATGTCAGCTGTAGGACTTCGCGCTGTGGCCGTGCCGGCTGGCCTCGCACTGGTTGTTGCGACTTTCCTGGCACCCACGCCCGCTCTCGCGGACGAGGTGCCAGGGCTTGAGCACATGCCGGTTTATGACGCAGCGGATTTTGTTGACGATGTTGCTGACCTGCCCACCGACCTGCTCGCAGCTCTCGAGCGAGATACTGACCTGACCCCAGAGCAGTACCTTGCTCAAGGAGCGGCCGCAGTGGTGGCGGTCGAGGTTGTCGACTCGATAGAGGCCTCGGGGGTCGAGGTACTTGGCTCGCGACTTGAGGGTACTGAGCTGGTGGTCAATGTTGATTCACTCGAGGACGCATCGCTCGTTGAATCAACAGGTGCGACCGCAGAATTCGGCGAGCCAGACCCGCTCTGGCAGCCGGCGACGCAGACGCCCGAGTTCGCTGCGGACCTCTACGACGGACAAGGCTGGATCTGGCAAGACTCGCAGTACCGTCACCAATGTTCGGTGGGGTTCACCGGATATCTTCTCTCCACGGGTGCACCACAGTTCGCAACCGCAGGGCACTGCACCGCCGACATGACCGGAAACGCGTTCATTTTCAATCAGACGTCCCCAGGCCAGGTTGGTACCGTCGGGGCGACGATCGGGGCTCAGGTGCCTGGAACGTCGGTATTCGGCTCAGGGAACGATGTGGGGCGCATCAGCTCGGGTGGTTCCGGCATAGTTCAGAAGAGCAGTGCTCTCACCTGGGGGATGGGCTCGGGCGCTCCCCTTTCCAGCACTCCCGACCTTGTAACCGGCCGGTCTGCGGCAATCGAAGGCCAGACCACGTGTAAGTCGGGTAGCCGCACAGGATGGGCGTGCGGTCCGATCGTTGACGTCGACTACACCGCGAGCGTGGACGGTGTCCAGGTGAATTCGATCGTGGCGGCCCTGTGCGTTCTTCCTGGGGATAGTGGCGGAATTGCCATTGCCCCGGGTGGAAAGGGGCTGGGAATCACCTCATGGACGACTACTCCAGGGGGGTGCAACAAGGACTACACGGTCTATTACGACAACCAGGGACACCCGTATGTAAACGGAAGCTATGCGGGGTTCTTTCCGCTTGTGTCTTCCGCTGGTGGCCCGAGTGTGACGCAGAACTATTCATCGACTTGGGAGATAGCCGCGACGGTGGCACCCCCGACTGTTACATCCATTTCGGCTTCCGGCGGCAGCGACACCGCGATCAACGGATCGGTGCCCGGCGCTGGCGTCGACTACAGAGTCGACCTCTACGTCGACGGGTCGTCCTCGGTCTTCTCCACGGTGAACGTCAGCGCAAGCACCGGCTCCTGGTCGGTCAACGTCTCCTCGCTCCCCACGGGCATCCACTCGTTCTCGGCGGTGGCGCGCTACGGCACGTACTCGACGTCGAGCCCGACCACGGGCTTCGTCAAGCGGGGAATGACCGTTGACCGCATCTTCGGTGCCAACCGCTACGAGACGTCCGCCGCGATCGCCAGCAGGTTCTCCGGCTCCAACACGGTGTACCTCGCCAACGGCCAGAAGTACCCGGATGCCCTGAGCGCAGCCTCCCTCGCGGGCGCCAGCAACGCACCCCTTCTGCTGACCGAGCCCGGCGTGCTGCCGCAGTCGATCAGGGACGCGATCGCGGCCGTGCAGCCCGACAAGGTCGTCATTCTCGGAGGCCCGGACTCGATCTCCGACTCCGTGTTCGACTCGGTCAGGTCACTCGTACAGGGTCTCGACTCTTCGGCGACGGTCGAGCGAGTGGCCGGGGCGAACCGATACGCGACATCCCTGCTCGTCAGCTCGCGGTTCGGCACGAGCACCAAGGCCTATGTGGCGACCGGTGAGAACTTCCCCGACGCCCTCTCCGCGGCGGCGGCAGCCGGGGATGTCTCGGCTCCCGTGATCCTCGTCAATGGCACCGCTCCCACCCTCGACACCGCCACGCGCAACCTGCTCGTCCAGCTGGGTGTCACCGACGTGAGGATCACCGGTTCGAGCCTCTCGGTCTCGACGGGTATCGCGAACGCGATCGACGCCATCCCGAACGTGAGCGTCCAGAGGCTCGAGGGCGTGAACCGCTACGTCACCTCCGTCGCGATCAACCAGAATGCCTTCAGCTCCTCCACCTCGGCATACCTCGCCGTTGGTACCGGCTTCGCGGACGCCCTCTCGGGTGCTGCGCTGGCGGGCCAGCAGGGCGTTCCCCTCTTCGTGGTGCGCAACAACTGCGTGCCGCCGGAGACGCTCGCGGCCATGAGGACGATGGGTGTGACCACAGTGCACCTCCTGGGTAGCTCCAGCACGCTCGACGCGAGCGTGTTCGCGCTTCGCTCCTGCTAG